A section of the Hirschia baltica ATCC 49814 genome encodes:
- a CDS encoding molybdopterin oxidoreductase family protein gives MTTIHARTCHICEANCGILVELDERRVVSIKGNPDHVLSEGYICPKATAIPDIQDDPDRLHHPLKKTENGWEEIDWDTAFTEIAERFANIVSSEKIPAVFLGNPGTHDYSKTTQIRNFIKSLGVRGIYSASTLDQLPHMIAQRWVYGHNALFPVADIDRSQYMLIVGGNPLASNGSLWTVPNVKKRIQRMQKRGGKLVVIDPRKTETAKIADEHHFIRPGSDTAFFLGLLLALDNADLVNPGRLAPMLDNGWDKAWDEIRKYDLNVLSKHCGVSVETLNDIAAELGSGKPAIVYGRMGVSVQTFGTVNQWLIQLLNIATGNLDREGGMMFGKPAIDPVKNAGNGSYGRYSTRVSNSPEVLGELPTVELAQEITTKGAGQIGALFTIAGNPVISAPGGRQLDAALETLDMLVCVDMYVTETSRHADYILPPCGPLENDHYPLLLAPMAVRNFAAYSPALLPRQDDEREDWEIVAGISAAISTAIGKEPPPIITPRDALAAMLKASSYDLTLEQLENSPNGVDLGALYSQLPERLQTPDKKIHCAPEECLTDLERFKHELVTTNIPDLTLIGRRHVRSNNSWLHNSHRLLKGPDRCTLMIHPDDAVKCDVETGDMVRVQNHVGSVEIIAEVTTDVMRGVVSIPHGYGHAREGTKLSVAGEKPGVSINDLTDPATKDPLSGNAVLNGVEVRISKLVAN, from the coding sequence ATGACAACAATTCACGCACGCACATGCCACATTTGCGAAGCAAATTGCGGCATCCTTGTCGAACTTGATGAGCGTCGGGTTGTATCCATCAAGGGCAATCCCGATCACGTATTGAGCGAGGGCTATATCTGCCCCAAGGCAACGGCTATTCCAGACATTCAAGACGATCCAGATAGGTTACATCACCCTCTCAAAAAGACCGAAAATGGCTGGGAAGAAATTGATTGGGACACAGCGTTCACAGAAATTGCAGAACGTTTTGCCAATATTGTATCAAGCGAAAAAATACCAGCTGTTTTTCTAGGAAACCCCGGAACGCATGATTACAGCAAAACAACTCAGATAAGAAATTTCATAAAAAGCCTTGGTGTACGCGGCATATATTCGGCCTCCACCCTAGACCAGCTTCCGCACATGATCGCGCAAAGATGGGTCTATGGGCATAACGCCCTTTTCCCCGTTGCTGATATTGATCGCAGTCAATACATGCTGATCGTTGGCGGCAATCCATTGGCATCCAATGGCAGTTTGTGGACGGTGCCCAATGTAAAAAAACGTATTCAACGCATGCAAAAACGCGGCGGGAAGCTCGTGGTTATTGATCCCAGAAAAACCGAAACCGCGAAAATTGCCGATGAGCATCATTTTATCCGTCCGGGCAGTGATACTGCGTTTTTCCTTGGATTACTTCTAGCACTAGATAATGCAGACCTTGTGAACCCAGGAAGGCTAGCTCCAATGCTAGATAATGGCTGGGATAAAGCATGGGACGAAATCAGAAAATATGATCTAAACGTCCTCTCCAAACATTGCGGCGTAAGCGTTGAAACACTTAACGACATTGCAGCTGAGCTGGGCAGCGGCAAACCAGCGATTGTGTATGGCCGGATGGGTGTTTCGGTACAGACATTTGGCACGGTCAATCAATGGCTGATCCAATTGCTCAATATTGCGACTGGCAACCTCGACCGTGAAGGCGGCATGATGTTTGGTAAGCCCGCAATTGATCCAGTAAAAAATGCAGGCAATGGTTCCTACGGACGCTATAGCACACGCGTGAGCAACAGCCCTGAGGTCTTGGGTGAACTTCCAACCGTCGAACTCGCTCAGGAAATCACCACAAAAGGCGCAGGCCAAATTGGTGCCCTCTTCACAATTGCAGGTAATCCAGTCATCTCAGCCCCCGGTGGACGACAATTGGATGCCGCTTTGGAAACATTAGACATGCTGGTCTGTGTCGACATGTATGTTACGGAAACATCACGACATGCCGATTACATATTGCCGCCATGTGGACCATTAGAAAACGACCATTATCCATTATTGCTCGCTCCGATGGCAGTCCGTAATTTTGCAGCTTACTCCCCCGCTCTTTTGCCTAGACAAGACGATGAACGCGAAGACTGGGAAATCGTGGCCGGCATCTCTGCTGCAATCAGCACAGCAATAGGGAAAGAACCACCACCAATTATTACTCCAAGAGACGCATTGGCGGCCATGCTCAAAGCCTCTTCTTATGACCTTACTTTAGAGCAATTGGAAAACAGTCCCAACGGTGTTGATCTAGGTGCGCTCTATTCTCAACTTCCAGAGCGATTACAAACACCTGACAAGAAAATTCACTGCGCCCCTGAAGAATGCCTAACAGATTTAGAACGTTTCAAGCACGAACTTGTGACCACAAATATTCCAGACCTCACATTGATTGGCCGCAGGCACGTGCGCAGCAATAATAGCTGGCTGCACAATAGTCATCGCCTCCTTAAAGGACCAGATCGTTGTACTTTGATGATACATCCAGACGACGCTGTGAAATGTGATGTGGAAACCGGCGATATGGTTCGCGTGCAAAACCATGTTGGAAGCGTAGAAATAATTGCCGAAGTCACAACAGATGTCATGCGGGGAGTGGTATCAATTCCCCATGGTTACGGCCACGCACGAGAAGGCACTAAACTCTCTGTCGCCGGTGAAAAACCAGGTGTCTCAATCAACGACCTCACCGATCCAGCGACCAAAGACCCACTCTCTGGCAACGCCGTTTTGAACGGCGTCGAAGTGAGGATCTCAAAACTGGTCGCAAACTAG
- a CDS encoding FMN-dependent NADH-azoreductase: MENLNKILRIDTSARVSDSVSRGLVDAIIEHLSAEKAVQVEKRDVSKGLPFINEDWVGANFTPPEMRTDAQASTLAQSDQLVNEIKNADTLVIGIPTYNFGVPATFKAWVDLIGRAGVTFKYTETGPVGLMEGKRAIIALASGGTPSGSEIDFVTPYVRHILGFIGITDVTFIIADAMGQQAEEKIAAAMASIKQI, translated from the coding sequence ATGGAAAATCTAAACAAAATTCTTCGTATTGATACGAGCGCACGTGTATCTGACTCCGTATCACGTGGATTAGTCGATGCGATTATTGAACATTTGTCAGCTGAAAAAGCTGTACAAGTTGAGAAGAGAGATGTGTCAAAGGGCCTACCATTTATCAATGAGGATTGGGTTGGCGCAAACTTTACTCCGCCAGAGATGAGAACAGATGCTCAGGCTTCAACTTTGGCTCAGTCTGATCAGTTGGTGAACGAAATTAAGAATGCTGATACGCTTGTTATCGGAATTCCGACTTACAATTTTGGTGTTCCAGCAACTTTCAAAGCATGGGTCGATTTGATTGGACGTGCGGGCGTGACATTCAAATACACAGAAACAGGGCCTGTCGGACTGATGGAAGGCAAGCGTGCTATTATTGCATTGGCTTCAGGTGGTACACCGTCGGGAAGTGAGATTGATTTTGTCACACCATATGTGCGTCACATTCTGGGCTTTATCGGCATAACAGACGTTACGTTTATAATTGCGGACGCAATGGGCCAGCAGGCGGAAGAAAAAATTGCAGCAGCAATGGCGTCAATTAAACAGATTTAA
- the yghU gene encoding glutathione-dependent disulfide-bond oxidoreductase, with product MTDKQTYTPPAVWTWEQGNGGKFANINRPISGATHEKDLPVGQHPFQLYSLATPNGVKVTVMFEELLALGHKGAEYDGWIIDISEGDQFSSGFVEVNPNSKIPALIDRSGVEPVRVFESGSILVHLAEKFGEFLPKEGAKRTEVMNWLFWQMGSAPYLGGGFGHFYAYAPEKFEYPINRFSMEVKRELDVLDKALEKSKFIAGDEYTIADIAIWPWYGALALGHLYEAAEFLSVHEYKNLQRWAKEISERPAVIRGRRVNRVWGEESKQLKERHSAADFD from the coding sequence ATGACAGACAAGCAAACATATACACCACCTGCCGTTTGGACTTGGGAACAGGGTAATGGCGGAAAATTTGCGAATATAAATCGTCCAATTTCTGGAGCAACGCACGAAAAAGATCTACCAGTTGGTCAGCATCCTTTCCAATTGTATTCATTGGCAACGCCCAATGGTGTGAAAGTGACTGTGATGTTTGAAGAGCTTCTAGCGCTTGGCCATAAAGGTGCGGAATATGATGGTTGGATCATTGATATTTCCGAGGGTGACCAATTCTCATCTGGTTTTGTTGAGGTAAACCCAAATTCGAAAATTCCAGCCTTGATAGATCGCAGCGGTGTAGAGCCGGTTCGCGTTTTTGAATCCGGATCAATTCTGGTGCATTTGGCTGAAAAATTTGGTGAGTTTTTACCAAAAGAAGGTGCAAAACGCACGGAAGTCATGAATTGGCTGTTTTGGCAAATGGGGTCTGCGCCTTATTTGGGAGGCGGATTTGGGCATTTTTACGCATATGCACCCGAGAAATTTGAATACCCGATCAATCGTTTTTCTATGGAAGTGAAACGAGAGCTGGATGTTCTGGATAAGGCGCTTGAGAAAAGCAAATTTATTGCGGGTGATGAATATACGATTGCAGATATCGCTATCTGGCCGTGGTATGGGGCGCTTGCCCTTGGTCATTTATATGAAGCGGCTGAATTTTTGTCAGTGCATGAATATAAAAATCTTCAGCGTTGGGCCAAAGAAATTTCCGAACGTCCTGCAGTAATCCGTGGTCGCCGTGTAAACCGCGTATGGGGCGAAGAAAGCAAGCAGCTTAAGGAGCGTCACTCTGCGGCTGATTTTGATTAA
- a CDS encoding NADPH:quinone oxidoreductase family protein, whose product MKALVSKTPGGPDSLELVELPKPDAAANELVVRIHACGVNFPDSLVIEDRYQFKPPRPFAPGSEIAGVVEKVGENTSGWEVGDRVVATVPHGGFAEYISVPENLAFPLPADKDFNQASALLLVYGTTYHALADRGNLKPGETLLVLGAAGGVGLAAIELGKAMGARVVAAVSSEDKAQAAKDAGADDTIVYARQPFDKAQSKELAKQFKDVLGSNGADVIYDPVGGDYCEPALRACAWEGRYLVIGFAAGIPSPPLNLTLLKGCDIRGVFWGAFTARSPEKNLANVNELMRLWGEGKINPKVGKTWPLEKGGDAIQWLVDRKAIGKVVVTID is encoded by the coding sequence ATGAAAGCACTCGTATCAAAAACACCCGGCGGTCCAGACTCGCTGGAGCTCGTTGAATTACCAAAACCAGACGCTGCTGCGAATGAATTAGTTGTGCGTATCCATGCTTGTGGCGTGAACTTTCCAGACTCTCTCGTCATCGAAGACAGATACCAATTTAAACCACCTCGCCCTTTTGCCCCCGGCAGCGAAATCGCCGGTGTTGTTGAAAAAGTGGGAGAGAATACATCTGGCTGGGAAGTTGGTGACCGTGTCGTCGCAACAGTTCCCCATGGCGGATTTGCTGAATACATAAGTGTTCCAGAAAATCTGGCTTTTCCACTACCTGCTGACAAAGATTTCAATCAAGCATCTGCTCTATTGCTCGTGTATGGAACAACATATCATGCACTTGCAGACCGTGGAAACTTGAAACCAGGTGAAACGCTGCTTGTTCTTGGTGCAGCTGGAGGTGTTGGCCTCGCCGCAATCGAACTTGGTAAAGCTATGGGTGCGCGTGTCGTAGCCGCTGTTTCCAGTGAAGATAAAGCGCAAGCCGCCAAAGATGCTGGCGCAGATGACACAATCGTTTATGCCCGCCAGCCATTTGATAAAGCGCAGTCCAAAGAACTCGCCAAGCAATTTAAAGATGTTCTTGGAAGCAATGGAGCAGACGTCATTTATGACCCTGTTGGCGGTGATTATTGTGAACCAGCTCTGCGTGCCTGCGCTTGGGAAGGACGTTACCTCGTTATAGGTTTTGCTGCTGGTATTCCATCACCGCCTCTCAACCTTACGCTTTTAAAAGGGTGTGATATTCGCGGTGTCTTCTGGGGTGCCTTTACAGCACGCTCACCAGAAAAAAACCTAGCAAACGTCAATGAACTTATGCGCCTCTGGGGAGAAGGTAAGATCAACCCTAAAGTGGGCAAAACTTGGCCTCTGGAAAAGGGCGGCGATGCCATTCAATGGCTCGTAGACCGAAAGGCAATCGGTAAAGTCGTCGTAACAATCGACTAA
- a CDS encoding pirin family protein: MSTLNLIPQDAFTLRPAAERGHVNMGWLRSAHSFSFGSYFDRSHMHFESLRVINDDYIEGGKGFGEHPHQNAEIFSYVLQGALAHKDSMGNGSTVKAGGIQYMSAGAGVRHSEFNPSATDETRLLQIWLLPYEDGGQPRYETLDLTKEDKDGKLKLFLSKDGRHGSIQMKANADVYAANLDGDQSVQFEISDGHKAWVQVAVGEVEVNGMHLQQGDGLAIPTDGLLEFTNGKEADFVFFDFEAEPFN, translated from the coding sequence ATGAGTACTCTAAATCTTATTCCTCAAGATGCTTTTACATTACGTCCGGCAGCCGAACGCGGACATGTAAATATGGGCTGGTTGCGTTCAGCTCATTCCTTTAGCTTTGGAAGCTATTTTGATCGTTCCCACATGCATTTTGAATCCCTTCGCGTGATCAATGATGACTATATTGAAGGTGGAAAAGGATTTGGAGAGCATCCGCATCAGAATGCAGAAATTTTCTCATATGTTCTTCAAGGTGCTTTGGCGCACAAGGACAGCATGGGAAATGGTTCGACTGTAAAAGCCGGTGGTATTCAATATATGAGTGCTGGCGCTGGCGTAAGGCATTCTGAGTTTAATCCGTCAGCCACGGATGAAACACGATTACTGCAAATCTGGTTGTTGCCATATGAAGATGGTGGCCAGCCTCGATATGAAACCCTAGACCTAACCAAAGAAGATAAGGACGGTAAATTGAAACTGTTTCTTTCAAAGGATGGCCGTCATGGTTCTATTCAGATGAAAGCAAATGCTGATGTTTATGCGGCTAATCTTGATGGAGATCAGTCAGTTCAGTTTGAAATTTCAGACGGGCATAAAGCTTGGGTTCAAGTTGCGGTGGGTGAAGTTGAAGTGAATGGTATGCATTTGCAGCAAGGTGACGGTCTTGCAATTCCTACGGATGGATTGCTTGAGTTCACCAATGGAAAAGAAGCTGATTTTGTCTTCTTTGATTTTGAAGCAGAGCCATTCAACTAA
- a CDS encoding LysR family transcriptional regulator, which translates to MNRYEDIEAFVRTIESGSFTAAAKQLGLAKSAISRRIQDLEARLDTQLIIRTTRKITLTEQGHTLFERAKILLHDWQEAEASITSNQAALAGTIRVTAPLTFGVNHLSAAFIEFLDANPNIELDIDFSDRKVDLVSEGMDLAIRIGQLPDSSLIARKLAPIRAIAAASPEYLAKNGTPRTPEDLQKLNELRYGLKDVRSWKYTAPDGSVGEIEMPSVLKSTNGDFLKDAAIAGKGVVIEPSFILCQALKDGRLVQILPDYKWPEIGAYAIYPPTRHLSARVRKLVDHLAKHCGGEDPYWEKI; encoded by the coding sequence ATGAACAGGTATGAAGATATTGAAGCTTTTGTTCGAACGATTGAATCAGGTTCATTTACTGCTGCTGCTAAACAATTAGGACTTGCCAAATCCGCGATCAGCCGACGCATTCAAGACTTAGAAGCACGCCTAGATACACAATTAATTATTCGCACAACGCGTAAAATCACGCTGACGGAACAAGGTCACACTCTGTTTGAGCGGGCTAAAATCTTGCTACATGACTGGCAAGAAGCGGAAGCCTCTATTACTTCTAATCAGGCAGCGTTAGCAGGCACTATCCGAGTCACAGCCCCTCTTACCTTTGGTGTAAACCATCTTAGCGCAGCCTTTATTGAGTTTCTCGATGCTAATCCCAATATCGAACTCGACATTGATTTTAGTGATCGCAAAGTTGATCTCGTGTCTGAAGGCATGGATCTCGCCATTCGTATCGGCCAATTGCCTGATTCAAGTCTAATTGCACGCAAGCTTGCACCTATTCGCGCTATCGCTGCAGCAAGTCCTGAATACCTAGCCAAAAATGGTACACCGCGTACACCTGAAGATTTGCAGAAGCTAAACGAGCTGCGCTATGGCCTCAAAGACGTTAGAAGCTGGAAATATACAGCACCCGATGGTTCGGTAGGAGAAATTGAAATGCCATCTGTCCTAAAATCTACAAATGGAGACTTTTTAAAAGATGCTGCAATAGCAGGAAAAGGCGTTGTCATCGAACCAAGCTTTATACTTTGCCAAGCTCTAAAAGACGGACGTCTCGTACAAATACTTCCCGACTATAAATGGCCAGAAATTGGTGCATACGCCATATACCCACCAACACGCCATCTATCGGCCCGCGTACGAAAACTCGTTGACCATCTTGCAAAACATTGCGGCGGAGAAGACCCATATTGGGAGAAAATTTAG
- a CDS encoding Xaa-Pro dipeptidase: MKILSALSVCFAFFISSPSLAQETTSKTLLINADLIDVVKGKLVKNQAIAIENGKITFVGNASKAPDGDWETLDMAGATLLPGLSDSHVHLTSNASDHGYRRLTISTPRAAINGVANAKKTLLAGFTSVRNLGAPGYADIALKDSIEDGIVIGPRIIASGPSLGITGGHCDSNLLPFEYQNKAEGVADGPWAVRAKVRQNNKYGAEVIKFCGTGGVLSKGTKLGAQQFTFEEMAAIVDEAHLLGLKVAVHAHGSDGIATALKAGVDSVEHASMITDEDIQVAIEQGTYLSMDIYVSDFILSEGEAAGILEESLEKERKVGRLQRERFQAAVKAGAKMAFGTDGGVYSHGLNARQFAKMVEWGMTPMQAIQASTIGNATLFGTETNTGSIEVGKFADIVAVSANPLTDVSELEDIDFVMKDGVVYKNTITQ; encoded by the coding sequence ATGAAAATTCTAAGCGCGCTCTCGGTCTGTTTCGCATTCTTTATCTCCTCGCCCAGCTTGGCTCAGGAAACCACATCCAAAACATTACTTATAAATGCTGACCTTATTGATGTCGTAAAAGGCAAACTCGTAAAAAATCAAGCTATCGCAATAGAAAACGGAAAAATCACTTTTGTTGGCAATGCATCCAAAGCACCTGATGGAGATTGGGAAACCCTAGATATGGCCGGCGCTACATTATTGCCCGGTTTATCTGACAGCCACGTTCACCTCACATCCAACGCTTCTGATCACGGCTACAGAAGACTGACTATCTCAACACCTAGAGCTGCAATTAATGGTGTGGCGAATGCCAAAAAGACCCTGCTAGCAGGGTTCACAAGTGTTAGAAACTTAGGTGCCCCCGGATATGCAGATATCGCATTAAAAGACTCGATTGAAGACGGCATAGTAATTGGGCCACGTATCATCGCATCTGGCCCCTCTCTGGGGATTACTGGCGGCCATTGCGATTCCAATTTGCTACCTTTTGAATATCAAAACAAAGCTGAAGGTGTGGCTGATGGACCTTGGGCTGTCCGCGCCAAAGTGCGCCAAAACAATAAATACGGGGCTGAAGTCATCAAATTTTGTGGAACAGGCGGTGTCTTATCCAAAGGCACTAAACTTGGTGCACAGCAATTCACCTTTGAAGAAATGGCAGCCATTGTTGATGAAGCACACCTATTAGGATTGAAAGTTGCCGTCCATGCTCATGGCTCTGATGGCATCGCAACGGCCCTAAAAGCTGGCGTCGACTCCGTTGAACATGCAAGCATGATCACGGATGAAGATATTCAAGTCGCCATTGAACAAGGCACATATCTTTCCATGGATATCTATGTGTCCGACTTTATCCTATCTGAAGGAGAAGCCGCCGGCATTCTTGAAGAATCTCTAGAAAAAGAACGTAAAGTTGGACGCCTTCAAAGAGAACGTTTTCAAGCAGCCGTTAAAGCAGGTGCCAAAATGGCATTTGGTACAGATGGCGGTGTCTATTCACACGGTTTAAATGCACGCCAATTTGCAAAAATGGTTGAATGGGGAATGACACCCATGCAAGCCATACAAGCATCTACGATTGGTAATGCGACACTCTTTGGAACTGAGACCAACACTGGCTCAATAGAAGTTGGAAAATTCGCAGATATCGTTGCGGTGTCAGCAAACCCGCTAACCGATGTTAGCGAGCTGGAAGACATCGACTTTGTGATGAAAGACGGTGTTGTCTACAAAAACACCATCACGCAATAA
- a CDS encoding enoyl-CoA hydratase/isomerase family protein, which translates to MSEFIVVTQNEMVTTLTITRQDKKNAITKGMYSAMADAILAYGEDKTSRAFVITGAGDMFTSGNDISDFTTDLVGSEKPPVVRFLDALRDCPKPIIAAVNAHAIGIGLTMLLHCDLVYAHESATFGAPFVKLGVVPEAASSMLLPEAVGMAVANDILLAGRTLNAQEALDFGLISRVFSDTDFKPSIEALAHSIAGSAPESMRKSKDLIRNYRGNMTDHMNAEFSDFADQLKSPEFAESIAAKMQKRKPVYK; encoded by the coding sequence ATGAGCGAATTTATAGTCGTCACCCAGAATGAGATGGTCACAACTTTGACTATCACACGCCAAGATAAGAAAAATGCGATCACCAAAGGCATGTATAGTGCTATGGCTGATGCGATTTTGGCATATGGCGAAGATAAAACTTCACGCGCTTTTGTCATCACAGGTGCTGGCGACATGTTCACCTCTGGAAATGACATTTCAGACTTCACAACAGATTTGGTCGGCAGCGAAAAACCGCCAGTGGTACGCTTTCTAGACGCACTTCGTGATTGCCCCAAGCCCATTATCGCCGCAGTCAATGCACACGCGATTGGCATTGGACTCACAATGCTACTTCATTGTGACCTCGTTTACGCACATGAAAGCGCTACTTTTGGCGCACCATTTGTAAAGCTGGGCGTTGTGCCTGAAGCAGCGTCATCCATGCTTTTGCCTGAAGCAGTCGGTATGGCAGTTGCCAACGACATTTTGCTAGCAGGCAGAACATTAAACGCTCAAGAAGCACTCGACTTTGGGCTAATATCGCGCGTCTTCAGTGATACTGATTTCAAGCCATCAATAGAGGCCCTCGCGCACAGCATTGCAGGTTCAGCCCCTGAATCTATGCGCAAATCTAAGGATTTGATCCGCAATTACCGCGGCAATATGACAGACCACATGAATGCTGAATTCTCTGATTTTGCGGACCAGTTAAAATCACCCGAATTTGCCGAAAGCATCGCGGCTAAAATGCAAAAACGTAAGCCTGTTTATAAATAG
- a CDS encoding acyl-CoA dehydrogenase, producing the protein MSLITNRRDIDFLMYELLDLDQMLQTDRYEAYDREAISAILDTAQAIAEDKYLTCASELDANEPTFDGEKVSIMPEVGEALKAFADAGFFGASFDEDVGGAQLPGIVNFALAGFFSAANPGINSYAFLTIGAANMLNAVGSQEQKDKYLGPMLEGRWFGTMCLSEPQAGSSLSDIRTKATPTDEGHYLIEGSKMWISGGDHELAENIVEMVLAKIPGGPPGVRGISLFIVPKYRVNDDGSLGPKNDISLAGLNHKMGHRGTTNCLLNFGENGDCHGYLVGKPHEGLKSMFHMMNEARIGVGQGSVMSALTGFLYSLKYAGERSQGRHPQDKDPTKPQIPIIEHTDIKRLLMAQKAAVEGASALLFYCMDLVEQQKLTDDKNEQMRLALLLEILTPLAKSWPSEFCLEANKHAIQILGGYGYTREFPVERYYRDNRLNHIHEGTHAIHGLDLLGRKVSMHDGAALNLLMAEVQKTLAEVAGETSLKEYATALTGAVETLLDTTKTVKACENQNIQLANATIYLDAFGHVVVAWLWLRQAQVSVNALKTAEGDDVAFYQGKIAACRYFFRYELPKAVTQFHLVADLDQTCLDLVPEQLIGSNPF; encoded by the coding sequence ATGTCATTGATTACAAATCGTCGCGATATAGATTTCTTGATGTATGAGCTGCTGGATCTCGACCAAATGCTTCAAACGGATCGCTATGAAGCATATGACCGAGAAGCAATTTCAGCTATTTTGGATACTGCGCAAGCGATTGCTGAAGATAAGTATCTCACATGTGCAAGTGAGCTGGATGCGAATGAGCCAACATTTGACGGCGAAAAAGTATCCATCATGCCCGAAGTAGGAGAGGCGCTAAAAGCTTTTGCTGATGCGGGCTTTTTTGGAGCCAGTTTTGATGAGGATGTCGGCGGGGCACAATTACCCGGGATTGTGAATTTTGCATTGGCTGGTTTTTTCTCAGCGGCTAATCCGGGGATAAACTCGTATGCATTTTTGACGATTGGTGCTGCCAATATGTTGAATGCAGTGGGTAGTCAGGAACAGAAAGACAAATATCTTGGTCCAATGCTGGAAGGCCGCTGGTTTGGGACAATGTGTCTATCTGAACCTCAAGCGGGTTCTTCACTGTCTGATATCCGTACCAAAGCAACGCCGACAGATGAGGGGCATTATCTGATTGAAGGCTCGAAAATGTGGATTTCGGGTGGAGATCACGAGCTTGCAGAAAATATTGTTGAAATGGTGCTGGCTAAAATTCCAGGTGGCCCTCCGGGTGTGCGGGGAATTTCTCTTTTTATCGTACCAAAATATCGTGTGAATGATGATGGAAGTCTTGGGCCGAAGAATGATATTTCATTGGCGGGTCTCAATCATAAAATGGGACATCGCGGCACGACAAATTGCCTTTTGAATTTTGGTGAAAATGGCGATTGTCATGGGTATCTTGTGGGGAAGCCGCATGAGGGCTTGAAATCCATGTTTCATATGATGAATGAAGCGCGCATTGGTGTTGGGCAAGGCTCCGTCATGAGTGCATTAACTGGATTTCTTTATTCATTAAAATATGCTGGTGAGCGTTCGCAAGGCCGCCACCCTCAAGATAAAGATCCGACAAAACCTCAAATTCCTATCATTGAGCACACCGATATCAAGCGGTTGCTCATGGCGCAAAAGGCGGCGGTCGAGGGCGCTTCTGCATTGCTTTTTTATTGTATGGACCTTGTTGAACAGCAAAAATTGACTGACGACAAAAACGAGCAGATGCGTTTGGCTTTATTGTTGGAAATTTTGACACCCTTGGCAAAATCTTGGCCGTCAGAATTTTGTTTAGAGGCAAATAAGCACGCAATTCAAATCCTTGGAGGATATGGTTATACGCGTGAATTCCCTGTTGAGCGGTATTATCGCGATAATCGTTTGAACCATATTCATGAAGGTACGCATGCGATACATGGCCTTGATTTGTTGGGTCGAAAAGTCTCTATGCATGACGGGGCAGCGCTAAATTTGCTTATGGCTGAGGTGCAAAAAACGTTAGCAGAGGTCGCTGGTGAAACTTCGCTAAAAGAGTATGCTACTGCATTAACTGGTGCAGTTGAAACGCTGTTGGATACAACAAAAACAGTAAAAGCCTGTGAAAATCAGAATATTCAATTAGCGAACGCCACGATATATCTGGACGCTTTCGGGCATGTTGTTGTGGCGTGGTTATGGCTGCGACAGGCTCAGGTATCTGTAAATGCGTTGAAGACGGCTGAGGGAGATGATGTTGCTTTCTATCAGGGTAAAATAGCAGCTTGCCGGTATTTCTTCCGCTATGAATTACCAAAAGCGGTCACGCAATTTCATCTTGTGGCGGATCTGGATCAAACTTGTTTGGATTTGGTTCCAGAGCAATTGATAGGCAGCAATCCCTTTTAA